From the genome of Phytohabitans rumicis, one region includes:
- a CDS encoding TetR/AcrR family transcriptional regulator, protein MTQAASGNRLDRRKARTRAALVSAARALLTSRDPGEVSIQEITDAADVGFGSFYNHFTSKQELFEAAVDEVIEEHGAMLDEVTADIRDPAEVFAASVRITARFPKTQPEMAKIIDRVGPRYLTASHGLAPRALRDLLHARDAGRLAFADPTVAIACAGGALLGVLHLSLFQQQASAIDHAADELAVSLLRMFGLAEADAREVAGRPLPRSR, encoded by the coding sequence ATGACGCAGGCGGCATCCGGAAATCGTCTGGACCGGCGCAAGGCACGCACCCGCGCCGCGCTGGTGTCGGCCGCCCGGGCGCTGCTGACCTCCCGCGATCCGGGCGAAGTCAGCATCCAGGAGATCACCGACGCGGCCGACGTGGGCTTCGGGTCCTTCTACAACCACTTCACGTCGAAGCAGGAGCTCTTCGAGGCGGCCGTGGACGAGGTCATCGAGGAGCACGGCGCGATGCTGGACGAGGTCACCGCGGACATCCGCGATCCGGCCGAGGTCTTCGCCGCGTCGGTGCGCATCACCGCGCGGTTCCCGAAGACGCAGCCCGAGATGGCGAAGATCATCGACCGGGTCGGGCCGCGCTACCTCACCGCGTCGCACGGGCTGGCGCCGCGGGCGCTGCGCGATCTGCTGCACGCCCGGGACGCCGGCCGGCTCGCGTTCGCCGACCCGACCGTGGCCATCGCGTGCGCCGGCGGCGCCCTGCTGGGCGTGCTGCACCTGAGCCTGTTCCAGCAGCAGGCGTCCGCCATCGACCACGCCGCGGACGAGCTCGCCGTCAGCCTGCTGCGGATGTTCGGACTGGCCGAGGCCGACGCCCGCGAGGTGGCCGGCCGCCCGCTGCCGCGCTCACGCTGA
- a CDS encoding GNAT family N-acetyltransferase, producing MYTISLGDDGAQLRPLEPWRAEEFLAHIDRGREFIGRYVGLPDVVTSPQSSRAFLQSYADKAAADAGRIYGIWTDGTLVGGVLFKTMDVERGTAEAGCWLEPSAAGKGLVTRAARVIIDWAIDERGIHRVEWLVAAANEASIAVARRLGMSKDGVLRESYAHRGERHDIEVWSVLAPEWRR from the coding sequence ATGTACACGATTTCCCTGGGCGACGACGGCGCGCAGCTGCGCCCGCTGGAGCCGTGGCGGGCCGAGGAGTTCCTGGCCCACATCGACCGCGGGCGCGAGTTCATCGGGCGGTACGTCGGACTCCCGGACGTCGTCACGAGCCCGCAGTCGAGCCGCGCGTTCCTCCAGTCGTACGCGGACAAGGCCGCGGCCGACGCCGGGCGGATCTACGGCATCTGGACGGACGGCACACTGGTCGGCGGGGTGCTGTTCAAGACGATGGACGTCGAGCGCGGGACCGCGGAGGCCGGCTGCTGGCTGGAACCGTCGGCGGCGGGCAAGGGGCTGGTCACCCGGGCCGCCCGCGTGATCATCGACTGGGCCATCGACGAGCGCGGCATCCACCGCGTGGAATGGCTGGTCGCCGCGGCGAACGAGGCCAGCATCGCGGTGGCACGGCGGCTCGGGATGAGCAAGGACGGCGTGCTGCGGGAGAGCTACGCGCACCGGGGCGAGCGGCACGACATCGAGGTCTGGTCGGTGCTCGCGCCGGAGTGGCGCCGTTAG
- a CDS encoding MarR family winged helix-turn-helix transcriptional regulator — protein MSHVTSGDQRARRRLTTQIKESMRDLHNQLSMLNRQVGTHLDLKDIDMDCLDLVSRQGPLSPTALARLAGLHPATMTGILDRLERAGWIVRERDAADRRAVIVRALPDRGKEMFGLFAGMNTAMDAICAEYDDGQLRLVADFLAKATGAGRTATHDLSASA, from the coding sequence ATGAGTCACGTAACATCAGGGGATCAGCGTGCCCGGCGGCGCCTCACCACGCAGATCAAGGAGTCGATGCGCGACCTGCACAACCAGCTGTCGATGCTGAACCGCCAGGTCGGGACCCACCTCGACCTCAAGGACATCGACATGGACTGTCTCGACCTCGTCAGCCGGCAGGGGCCGCTGAGCCCGACCGCCCTGGCCCGCCTGGCCGGCCTGCACCCGGCCACCATGACCGGCATCCTGGACCGGCTGGAGCGCGCCGGCTGGATCGTGCGCGAGCGTGACGCCGCGGACCGGCGCGCTGTCATCGTCCGCGCGCTGCCGGACCGCGGCAAGGAGATGTTCGGCCTCTTCGCCGGGATGAACACGGCGATGGACGCCATCTGCGCCGAGTACGACGACGGGCAACTGCGGCTAGTGGCCGACTTCCTGGCCAAGGCCACCGGCGCCGGCCGTACCGCCACGCACGACCTGTCCGCCAGCGCTTGA
- a CDS encoding NAD(P)-dependent oxidoreductase translates to MRLTIVAATGGIGRHLVEQAVAGGHEVTAVARRPRDLPPGIRTVAVDLAAPDPRALASAVRGADAVLSGLGPRDPRTDVGITSGGTRAIVAAMQAEHVRRIIIVSAAPVGPVPVPGQPKPPRHDPGDGFFMRHLGSRFARALFGKHYADLALTEQILRDSGLEWTVSRPPKLIDKPLTGTYRVALNRNIRGGFSVPRADVAHHMLRMVDQPETVKQVVGVAS, encoded by the coding sequence ATGAGACTCACGATCGTGGCCGCCACCGGCGGCATCGGACGGCACCTGGTCGAGCAGGCGGTGGCCGGCGGGCACGAGGTGACCGCCGTCGCGCGCCGCCCCCGCGACCTTCCGCCCGGCATCCGCACCGTCGCCGTCGACCTCGCCGCGCCGGACCCGCGGGCGCTGGCCTCGGCCGTCCGCGGCGCCGACGCCGTGCTGTCCGGGCTCGGCCCGCGCGACCCGCGCACGGACGTCGGCATCACCTCGGGCGGCACCCGCGCGATCGTCGCGGCCATGCAGGCCGAGCACGTCCGGCGGATCATCATCGTCAGCGCCGCACCGGTCGGACCGGTGCCCGTGCCCGGCCAGCCGAAGCCGCCCCGGCACGATCCGGGCGACGGCTTCTTCATGCGCCACCTGGGCAGCCGGTTCGCCCGCGCGCTGTTCGGCAAGCACTACGCCGACCTCGCCCTGACCGAGCAGATCCTGCGCGACAGCGGTCTGGAGTGGACGGTGTCCCGCCCGCCGAAGCTCATCGACAAGCCGCTGACCGGCACGTACCGGGTGGCGCTGAACCGCAACATCCGCGGCGGGTTCTCCGTGCCCCGCGCCGACGTGGCCCACCATATGCTCCGCATGGTGGACCAACCCGAGACCGTCAAGCAGGTCGTCGGCGTCGCGAGCTGA
- a CDS encoding WD40 repeat domain-containing protein — MDPSAAARERAGAYLRAGEELSQLQLAARRAGADQLADRFAYDGGLPWTARWLLPVEETHHRTLAALRGPVVALWTVRGIVGAVAASGEYGVWDLDSGDPLAHGHGAVEVGATTVTGRHVLAATDETGLRLWEAVDGAPVERDRVAVVLRPRSLRAVTPRDGDPLLVGVEQTVYVDDWTMMDSTTTAGGVRAWAIAGDPPRLRECQPPPLPHPPRVDARYPAVSVLAHAETCLLTGGLDGVLRAWEPAGRPDPPPVPVASPTAAACATRSDGRRIAVVTHDNRRVGAWDLVEGAPPPDALHDAHYAVGVACVRAPGGPLLAVTAGLDGRMCVFDVDTGALLRTVVMPVADPLPGTGSYRPPGVPAPEPGPEPVRAVAATVLPDGRAVAVTVGDLGWLRWWCPLTGAALGAVRLSQGGRAVACGRRPVLAVTTGHVLRVYDVTTAQPTAAIPVSGPHALSALAILDDLVVALDDTGRLHRYRLPDGAPVGDPLHGHYRDARTVACGRHPDGRAIAVSGGFDGTVRVWDLDAGTRLHRIPMEHPVYAVALADDGAILVGMQSAIGVLRLHPAVRSGR; from the coding sequence ATGGACCCGTCCGCCGCAGCCCGCGAGCGCGCCGGCGCGTACCTGCGAGCCGGGGAGGAGCTGTCCCAGCTCCAGCTGGCGGCCCGCCGCGCCGGGGCGGACCAGCTCGCCGACCGGTTCGCCTACGACGGTGGCCTACCGTGGACGGCGCGGTGGCTGTTGCCGGTCGAGGAGACGCACCACCGCACGCTCGCCGCGCTGCGCGGGCCGGTCGTGGCACTGTGGACGGTCCGCGGGATCGTCGGCGCCGTCGCCGCGTCCGGCGAGTACGGGGTGTGGGACCTCGACAGCGGCGACCCCCTCGCGCACGGGCACGGCGCCGTGGAGGTGGGCGCCACCACCGTCACCGGCCGGCACGTCCTGGCCGCCACCGACGAGACCGGGCTGCGGCTGTGGGAGGCCGTGGACGGCGCCCCGGTCGAGCGGGACCGGGTCGCCGTGGTCCTGCGGCCGCGGTCCCTGCGGGCCGTCACGCCGCGCGACGGGGATCCGCTGCTGGTCGGCGTCGAGCAGACCGTCTACGTCGACGACTGGACCATGATGGACTCCACCACGACCGCCGGCGGCGTACGCGCGTGGGCGATCGCCGGCGACCCGCCCCGGCTGCGCGAGTGCCAACCGCCGCCGCTGCCGCACCCGCCGCGGGTCGACGCCCGGTATCCGGCGGTGTCGGTGCTCGCTCACGCCGAGACCTGCCTGCTCACCGGCGGCCTCGACGGCGTCCTGCGGGCCTGGGAGCCGGCCGGGCGCCCGGACCCGCCCCCGGTACCGGTCGCGTCGCCGACGGCCGCCGCCTGCGCCACCCGGTCCGACGGGCGGCGGATCGCCGTGGTCACCCACGACAACCGGCGGGTCGGCGCCTGGGACCTGGTCGAGGGCGCGCCGCCGCCGGACGCGCTGCACGACGCGCACTACGCCGTCGGGGTCGCCTGCGTACGGGCGCCCGGCGGGCCGCTTCTCGCGGTGACGGCCGGCCTCGACGGGCGGATGTGCGTGTTCGACGTGGACACCGGTGCCCTGCTGCGCACGGTCGTCATGCCGGTGGCCGATCCGCTGCCCGGCACCGGCAGCTACCGCCCGCCCGGAGTGCCGGCGCCGGAGCCGGGCCCCGAGCCGGTGCGCGCCGTCGCCGCCACGGTGCTGCCGGACGGCCGCGCGGTCGCCGTCACCGTCGGAGACCTGGGCTGGCTGCGCTGGTGGTGCCCGCTGACCGGGGCGGCGCTCGGCGCCGTCCGGCTGAGCCAGGGCGGCCGGGCCGTCGCGTGCGGTCGCCGCCCGGTCCTCGCCGTCACGACCGGGCACGTGCTGCGCGTGTACGACGTGACGACCGCCCAACCGACCGCCGCCATCCCGGTCAGCGGGCCGCATGCCCTGTCCGCCCTGGCGATCCTCGACGACCTGGTCGTCGCGCTCGACGACACGGGCCGCCTGCACCGGTACCGGTTGCCGGACGGCGCGCCGGTGGGCGATCCGCTGCACGGGCACTACCGGGACGCCCGGACCGTCGCGTGTGGACGGCACCCGGACGGGCGCGCGATCGCGGTCTCCGGCGGCTTCGACGGCACGGTACGGGTCTGGGACCTGGACGCCGGTACGCGGCTGCACCGGATCCCGATGGAGCACCCGGTCTACGCCGTCGCCCTCGCCGACGACGGCGCCATCCTGGTCGGTATGCAAAGCGCAATCGGTGTCCTGCGCCTACACCCGGCTGTCCGGAGTGGACGGTAG